The sequence below is a genomic window from Draconibacterium halophilum.
ATTGTACCAAATGTTACCGCAATGGAAACTGCGAGTTGCAAACACTGGCCTCGGAGTATAAAATTATGACCCAGGACTTTCTGGAACTGGTTCCATTAAAGAATTACACTATTGATGCTTTTTCGCCTTCCATTATAAAAGACGACAGCAAATGTATTAAATGCCAACGCTGTGTAAGAACCTGTGCTGAATTACAAGGTGTTAACGCGCTTACTGTTGCCCACAAAGGCGACCAAATGAAAATTACTACATTTTTCGAAAAAGCCATGCGCGATATAGTTTGTACAAACTGTGGGCAATGCGTAAATCACTGTCCAACGAGTGCGTTAGTAGAGAAAAATTATATTGAAGAAGTTTGGGAGGCTATCGCTAATCCGAATAAACATGTGGTTGTACAAACAGCGCCTGCGGTTCGTGTTGGACTGGGCGAAGAACTTGGTCTCAAACCGGGAAAACGTGTTACCGGCCAAATGGTAGCTGCATTAAAACGTCTGGGATTTGATTCCGTTTTGGATACTGACTTTACTGCCGACCTTACAATTATTGAAGAAGGTACAGAACTGCTCACCCGCCTGAAAAAAGTCTTGGTTGAAAAAGACGAATCGGTAACCTTGCCGATGGCAACGTCCTGCTCTCCGGGTTGGATAAAATACATCGAACACATGTATCCTGAACATCTGGAAAATCTATCGACATGTAAATCGCCCCAGCAAATGTTTGGTGCCTTGGTAAAAACCTATTATGCTAATGCACGTAATCTTGAGCCTGAAAACATTGTTTCAGTATCGATTATGCCATGTACGGCAAAAAAATACGAAGCTTTTCGTCCGGAAATGCACGATAGTGGTTACCGCGATGTTGACTATGTATTAACTACCCGCGAGCTGGCTATTTTAATAAAACAGGCTGGTCTCGACTTTAATAAACTTGAACCGGTTAAATACGACCGTTTGATGGGAGAATCTTCTGGTGCCGCTGTTATTTTCGGAGCAACCGGAGGTGTTATGGAAGCCGCTTTGCGTACGGCTTACGAAATTGTAACTGGGCGTGAAGTTCCGTTCGAAAACCTTAACATTACACCGGTTCGGGGAATAGATGGTATTCGTGAAGCATCCATAAAAATTGAGAATCCGGTTAAAGAATGGGCTTTCCTTGATGGGGTGGAACTGAAATGTGCGATTGCACATGGATTAGTTAACGCTAAAACCGTTATGGATTCCGTACGGGCAGGAACTGCCGATTACCACTTTATTGAGTTTATGGCTTGCCCTGGCGGATGCTTGGGAGGAGGGGGACAACCAATTCCTACCAATCCGGAAATCAGGCAAAAGCGTTCAGAAGCAATTTATGCCGAAGACGAAGGCCTGTTAATTCGAAAATCGCATGAAAATCCGGAAATTAAAAAGCTTTATAAAGATTTCCTGAAAGAACCACTGGGTGAAGTATCACATCATCTGCTGCATACTCAATATACGAAAAGAGATAGATATTAATTACGAGCCTAACTTTCCTTAAAATCCGGTATCTTTGGGTATCGGATTTTTTATGGGAAATTTTAAAAATTATATTAACTCTCCTATAGGCTGGCTCGAACTTGAAGCAACAGCGAATGCATTGTGCGCCGTAAGGTTTAAATCAGTTGAAGGAATTGCCAGTACTGAAATCCCTGAAATTCTCAACCAAACCAGGATCCAACTGGAAGAATATTTTTCCGGTGAAAGAAAAGAGTTTAACCTGAATATTGAACCTCATGGAACTGAATTTCAGCAAAAAGTATGGAACTTTGTTGAACGGGTAAAATTTGGAACAACAGCAAGCTACCTGGATATTGCAAAACAAACGGGATCGGATAAAAACACACGAGCCGTTGGATTGGCCAACGGAAAAAATCCAATACCCATAATTATCCCATGCCACCGTATTATTGGTAGTTCAGGAAAACTTACCGGTTATGCCGGAGGTATTGAACGAAAACGCTGGCTGCTTAATCATGAGCGTTCTCACACTCCTTCCACCGGACGACTATTCTAATTACGGGAATAATGTCCCAAAACGAACTCCATCACGGAGCCACAAAACACCCCTACCAATCTGTCTTACTGAGTATTATGCTTTTCGGCATGCACTTTGTTAAACCAATGCGAAATCAGGAAGATAAAAGATAAGGAAGCTATAATAAGTTAACCTTAAGAAATGGAACTCAATTTTGGGTTCCATTTTCTTTTGCTGATAATCTGATATATCCTATATTCACAACAAAAAATTTATGCATAAAAAGTTAAGCCTCGTTATTCTACTGTTTTTCCTGGCGGGTATCTCTTTTGCCCAGGAACGATATACCTCCAATTTATTTGATGATATTAGAGTAGAGACCGCAACTTACGCCACAAAAGACGGCGAAAATCTTGATATGGATATTTATCTTCCGCAAAACGACTACGAGCCTGAACGTGCCACCATTATTTATGTGCACGGCGGCGGCTTTAGCGGCGGAGAAAGAGATGGCGAAAACGTAAAATCTTTTTGTACACGTATGGCGAACTATGGTTATGTAGTAGCATCCATATCCTACCGCTTAACACGAAAAGGGAAACCGGAAGGTTTTGGCTGCGATTGCCCCGCAACCGATAAATTGAATACCATTTATTCGGCCAGCGAAGATCTTCAGGACGCAGCATTCTTTTTAATAGAAAACCGCCATCAGTACTCCATTAATCCACAACAAATTATATTATCGGGAAGTAGCGCCGGTGCAGAAACAGTATTATACACGGCTTATCAGCCACCTTATTGTTATGGATTGGATTCGGGTCCGGTTTCGTTTGCAGGAGTTATTGGCATGGCCGGAGCAGTTCCTGACACCACCGCCATTTATGATGAATCAGCAATTCCGTCGCTTTTATTTCACGGCACCGACGACAATCTGGTACCTTATGCCACTGCACCTCATCACTATTGCGATGAAGATAAGGCGGGTTATTGGATTATACATGGCTCAAAAACTATTGCCGAAAAACTCGACCAATTGGAAATTCCTTACTGGTTGCACACATCGTGTGGTGCCGCCCATGAAATAAACATTTCGCCTGTAGAAGATTATTTCGATGTAATTATTGAATTTTGTAAGCAGTTTGCCATTGAAAAAGATGGCGACCAGCGTCATACAATTATTAAAGGAAAACAAAACGCAGAAAAATATCCAACCTATAACTACTGTTCCGAATGAAACGAATAATTTTAAGCCTATTAATCATTCTTCCATCAATGCTAGTTGCACAGCAAATAAATGTAATGACATTCAATATCAGGATGAATACCGCCAGCGATGGAATTAATGCCTGGCCAAACCGTATTGAAATGGTAAACGGCTTACTGAATTTTTATGAACCTGGTATTTTTGGATTGCAGGAAGCTTTGTACGATCAGATTCTAGACATTGAAAAAGGCGTGCCTGAGTATAAATGGTTTGGTGTTGGCCGCGATGATGGCAATAAAGCCGGAGAGTTTATGCCTATTTTCTATAATACCAAGAAGTTTATTCTTGTGGAAAGTGGTCATTTCTGGTTATCGGAAAACTGCGATGACCCGGGACTAGGGTGGGATGCCGCCTGCAACCGTATTGTTACCTGGGGGAAATTTAAATCAAAAGTTACCGGAAAAAAATTCTTTGTTTTTAATACGCACTTCGATCATGTGGGTGTTGAAGCCCGCAAAAATTCAGCGAAATTGATTCATGAAAAAATGGAAGAGTTTACAGCGGGTTCCGGCTTACCAGTAATTCTTACAGGCGATTTCAACCTAAGGCCGGATGCACAACCAATAGCCTTGATAAAGCAATACTTGAGCGACAGCCGCGAAGTAACGAAAGAAGCACCTTACGGACCTGTTGGCACTTACAACGGATTTAAACCGGGTAGCGAAGGCGAAAACCGCATCGATTATATTTTTGTGAACGACAAAGTTAAAGTGTTAAAATATGCGGCCATCAGCGATACATATGAAAACCGATCGCCTTCTGACCATTTGCCGATATTTGTAAAGCTTCAGTTGAAATAAATAGTTCTCGCAGATGGTGCTGAATTCGCCAATTTTAAGCGAATAGATAAGGGGCTTATCTGCGAAGTTGCGTGTAAACTGCGAGAAATATTATTAATCAGAATCATCCAATTCAAATATTTCATTTACGGGTTTCTCAAAAATCTTTGAAATTTTAAGCGCTAAAACAGTTGAAGGTACATACCTCCCCTTTTCGATGGAATTAATGGTTTGGCGCGAAACACCAATAAGTTTTGCCAAATCGTCTTGTGTGAGGTTTTTAATGGCACGTTCTATTTTAAGCCTATTCTGCACTATCGATTCCTTTTCATTAACCCAAACATTCCAAAATAAAAGAGAAACATTGTTAAAAGTAATCCCTCTATTCCCATATCTTCAACTATAAATTCACCATCGAAAAGCAAACTAACAAAAGGACTTACCACTACATATCCCACTCCGAAAATGAAGGACGAGGCCAGCGCTTTTAGCCGGATTACCAACGTTAGTTCATCTTCAATCTTATCTCTTGTAAGTGCCAACAACAGAAACGAAAGTAAAACTCCCGAGCTCAAAATTGTTTTGGCAATTTCGTCATCAATCGCAATAACTTTAGTTACAGAAAGCGTAATAAGAAGTATGCTTAAAGCCAATAAGCTATAAGCCAATTTCTTAAATCTTCGGGGTAGTAAACGCAAATTATCTTGAGTTTTATTCATCACATATCAGCTGTAAATTAATGTATGGTTTGGCGCGAAACACCAATAAGTTTTGCCAAATCGTCTTGTGTGAGGTTTTTAATGGCACGTTCTATTTTAAGCCTATTCTGCACTATCGATTCCTTTTCATTAACCCAAACATTCCAAAATAAAAGAGAAACATTGTTAAAAGTAATCCCTCTATTCCCATATCTTCAACTATAAATTCACCATCGAAAAGCAAACTAACAAAAGGACTTACCACTACATATCCCACTCCGAAAATGAAGGACGAGGCCAGCGCTTTTAGCCGGATTACCAACGTTAGTTCATCTTCAATCTTATCTCTTGTAAGTGCCAACAACAGAAACGAAAGTAAAACTCCCGAGCTCAAAATTGTTTTGGCAATTTCGTCATCAATCGCAATAACTTTAGTTACAGAAAGCGTAATAAGAAGTATGCTTAAAGCCAATAAGCTATAAGCCAATTTCTTAAATCTTCGGGGTAGTAAACGCAAATTATCTTGAGTTTTATTCATCACATATCAGCTGTAAATTAATGTATGGTTTGGCGCGAAACACCAATAAGTTTTGCCAAATCGTCTTGTGTGAGGTTTTTAATGGCACGTTCTATTTTAAGCCTATTCTGCACTTCTTATTTTTGATTTGGTAACGTAATAATTCAATAAATACATTAACAACATAAATGTAATCACCTGAATGGCAGGAACCAATTCAAATTCATCGCCATGAATAAATTCAATGGCTGTAAAAATAAACACATAAGCGAAACCAAGAACTGTACTCCGATAAAACGATTTTAACCGAATAAGATTAGACATCTCATCTTCCTGTTTATCACGCGAGAAACAAATCAAAAATAGACCTAAATTTACAACTGTTAATCCAAGGTAGTTTTTACCTTCAATAAGCAAATTGGCATAAAATGGAATAGTAGCCGACAATAGTACAATAACAATTCCAACGATTTTTATCCAACGGGGAAATAATTTTAACTTTTTAAAAACCTCGTATTCACTCTTATCTGCAAAAAGCCACAAAAACATGCAGAGAAAAACAATTGCAGCTATTAGAAAGATTGTTGATTTTGGGTCCATAATTAATTATTCTCTTTTCGTAGTTTATAAAGGGTAAAATAAAAGTAGAGCGTTGCTATAAATAGTCCACCTCCCATAAATGCCTGAATGATAAAATTACTCCATTCTCTGCCACCGGAATCATTAATTCGAGAAGCCCCCAATGCACAACACATAGCAACAAAACTTACAAACGAATAGGAAAAGGCTTTAAACCTAACTTGTTCCGAAAATTCATCTTCTGTTTTTTGTTTCGAGAAGAATATTAAGAATAATGCCAGGTTAAAAACTGAAATTATCATTTCATTCTTGTTTACTATAGAGTTTCGAAAAATTAATATTGCCAACAAAGCAACAGTCGCAAAGATTAATGCCACTGTTTTAAACCAATTTGGCAATAAGCGAAATTTTCGCTCATATAAATCAAAATTTAAAGAAGAAGAAGGAATGATGTAATAAAGTAGTCCGATATAAATGCAAAAAACGATAATGCTGTAAATTTCCATTAGTGTAAACTTTACTG
It includes:
- a CDS encoding NADH-dependent [FeFe] hydrogenase, group A6 — its product is MSKKLNMTINGLPVEISAGKTILEAAEEQGLKIPTLCHHKDLCVAGNCRVCVVEVTGQNRLSAACATPCEEGMEILTNSLKVRNSRKQIIELLLAEHNADCTKCYRNGNCELQTLASEYKIMTQDFLELVPLKNYTIDAFSPSIIKDDSKCIKCQRCVRTCAELQGVNALTVAHKGDQMKITTFFEKAMRDIVCTNCGQCVNHCPTSALVEKNYIEEVWEAIANPNKHVVVQTAPAVRVGLGEELGLKPGKRVTGQMVAALKRLGFDSVLDTDFTADLTIIEEGTELLTRLKKVLVEKDESVTLPMATSCSPGWIKYIEHMYPEHLENLSTCKSPQQMFGALVKTYYANARNLEPENIVSVSIMPCTAKKYEAFRPEMHDSGYRDVDYVLTTRELAILIKQAGLDFNKLEPVKYDRLMGESSGAAVIFGATGGVMEAALRTAYEIVTGREVPFENLNITPVRGIDGIREASIKIENPVKEWAFLDGVELKCAIAHGLVNAKTVMDSVRAGTADYHFIEFMACPGGCLGGGGQPIPTNPEIRQKRSEAIYAEDEGLLIRKSHENPEIKKLYKDFLKEPLGEVSHHLLHTQYTKRDRY
- a CDS encoding methylated-DNA--[protein]-cysteine S-methyltransferase, which encodes MGIGFFMGNFKNYINSPIGWLELEATANALCAVRFKSVEGIASTEIPEILNQTRIQLEEYFSGERKEFNLNIEPHGTEFQQKVWNFVERVKFGTTASYLDIAKQTGSDKNTRAVGLANGKNPIPIIIPCHRIIGSSGKLTGYAGGIERKRWLLNHERSHTPSTGRLF
- a CDS encoding alpha/beta hydrolase, with the translated sequence MHKKLSLVILLFFLAGISFAQERYTSNLFDDIRVETATYATKDGENLDMDIYLPQNDYEPERATIIYVHGGGFSGGERDGENVKSFCTRMANYGYVVASISYRLTRKGKPEGFGCDCPATDKLNTIYSASEDLQDAAFFLIENRHQYSINPQQIILSGSSAGAETVLYTAYQPPYCYGLDSGPVSFAGVIGMAGAVPDTTAIYDESAIPSLLFHGTDDNLVPYATAPHHYCDEDKAGYWIIHGSKTIAEKLDQLEIPYWLHTSCGAAHEINISPVEDYFDVIIEFCKQFAIEKDGDQRHTIIKGKQNAEKYPTYNYCSE
- a CDS encoding endonuclease/exonuclease/phosphatase family protein; its protein translation is MKRIILSLLIILPSMLVAQQINVMTFNIRMNTASDGINAWPNRIEMVNGLLNFYEPGIFGLQEALYDQILDIEKGVPEYKWFGVGRDDGNKAGEFMPIFYNTKKFILVESGHFWLSENCDDPGLGWDAACNRIVTWGKFKSKVTGKKFFVFNTHFDHVGVEARKNSAKLIHEKMEEFTAGSGLPVILTGDFNLRPDAQPIALIKQYLSDSREVTKEAPYGPVGTYNGFKPGSEGENRIDYIFVNDKVKVLKYAAISDTYENRSPSDHLPIFVKLQLK
- a CDS encoding helix-turn-helix transcriptional regulator, coding for MQNRLKIERAIKNLTQDDLAKLIGVSRQTINSIEKGRYVPSTVLALKISKIFEKPVNEIFELDDSD
- a CDS encoding helix-turn-helix transcriptional regulator, which translates into the protein MQNRLKIERAIKNLTQDDLAKLIGVSRQTIH